The Verrucomicrobiia bacterium genome includes a region encoding these proteins:
- a CDS encoding TetR/AcrR family transcriptional regulator — MARPSKTDKPAREKIIETAYRLFYEQGYFQTGVNQVIAEAKVSKATFFAHFPTKDDLCLAYLRERARIDLGAVKDFIQSQKTPKKRFFSFMEALETWLPETRFRGCGFANLTVEVLDPASPLRKEVIYHDDAFRSILRDVSRDLIASDKAKYGHLDAAELTDFYYLVVEGAMASARNYNDVWPIRKARKALERYVDSQE; from the coding sequence AGCCCGCTCGTGAGAAAATCATCGAGACGGCCTATCGCCTGTTCTACGAGCAGGGTTATTTTCAGACCGGGGTGAATCAGGTCATCGCGGAGGCCAAGGTTTCCAAAGCTACCTTCTTCGCCCATTTTCCGACGAAGGATGACCTGTGCCTAGCGTATCTCAGGGAACGGGCGCGGATTGATTTGGGAGCGGTGAAAGATTTTATTCAGTCACAGAAAACGCCGAAGAAGCGATTCTTTAGCTTCATGGAAGCCTTGGAAACATGGCTTCCGGAAACAAGATTCCGTGGTTGTGGCTTTGCCAATCTCACGGTGGAGGTGCTGGATCCAGCCAGTCCCTTGCGTAAGGAAGTGATCTATCACGACGATGCGTTCCGCTCCATTTTACGAGATGTAAGCCGGGATTTGATTGCATCTGACAAAGCCAAGTATGGTCATCTGGATGCTGCAGAACTGACGGATTTTTACTATCTGGTGGTAGAGGGAGCCATGGCCTCCGCTCGGAACTACAATGATGTCTGGCCCATTCGCAAAGCGCGCAAGGCGCTGGAGCGGTATGTGGATTCGCAAGAATAA